A genomic window from Sebaldella sp. S0638 includes:
- a CDS encoding MarR family winged helix-turn-helix transcriptional regulator → MSKCRKESKFDDCLYFTISRLFRIANKYAEDAFSDLEICPTHGYLMILLDEQRDGLSVSEIADKLAIAPSTVTRFVDKLTEKGLVEREKEGKKSYTKITKKGIAEMDSIFQAWQKINDKFIRKITNLPYLKGISKDMGQLADYLEEGEKFEIDFTI, encoded by the coding sequence ATGAGTAAATGTAGAAAAGAATCAAAATTTGACGACTGTCTATATTTCACTATTTCTAGATTATTTAGAATAGCAAATAAGTACGCTGAAGATGCATTCTCAGATCTAGAGATTTGCCCGACGCACGGGTACCTGATGATACTCTTGGATGAACAAAGAGATGGATTATCAGTTAGTGAAATAGCAGATAAGTTAGCAATTGCTCCTTCCACAGTAACCAGATTTGTAGACAAACTTACAGAAAAAGGGCTTGTGGAGAGAGAAAAAGAAGGGAAAAAGTCGTATACCAAAATTACTAAAAAAGGAATAGCAGAAATGGATTCAATTTTTCAGGCTTGGCAGAAGATTAATGATAAATTCATTAGAAAAATTACTAATCTTCCATATTTAAAAGGAATTTCAAAAGATATGGGACAGCTTGCTGACTATTTAGAGGAAGGCGAAAAATTTGAGATAGACTTTACAATTTAA
- a CDS encoding oxidoreductase codes for MKLKTAFIGFGKSTTRYHLPYILRRDNIEVAAIYNRKRKPGLEENYKDYNIKFTDNLQDILDNKEILLVSVCSPLQTHYEYAKKCLEAGKNVLVEKPFTATTEEAEELFNLAKEKGLVIMPYQNRRFDSDFLLFKDALANKNLGEIVEIESHFDRFRPDEVLKPGTPIDGVFWGLGSHAIDQIISIFGKPKKIYYDIRSLRDKTKPDDYYHIELFYENLKVIVKSSHLVLMEYPKFIIQGKNGSFIKYGIDKQEEYLKAGTMPWEKGFGEEPEENYGQFAYIDNGGRMRKEIMPVIPGDYGKIYDSLYEAIINKQKKLVSDEEALTVLEILKIGIKCENPKIIDFK; via the coding sequence ATGAAATTAAAAACGGCATTTATAGGATTTGGAAAAAGTACAACAAGATACCATCTTCCTTATATTTTGAGACGGGATAATATCGAGGTGGCAGCTATATATAACAGAAAGAGAAAACCTGGACTGGAGGAAAATTATAAGGATTATAATATAAAATTTACTGACAATCTTCAGGATATTCTGGATAATAAGGAAATATTACTGGTTTCTGTATGTTCCCCCCTTCAGACACATTATGAGTATGCTAAAAAATGTCTTGAAGCTGGGAAGAATGTTCTTGTGGAGAAACCTTTTACTGCCACAACAGAAGAAGCTGAGGAGCTGTTTAATCTGGCAAAGGAAAAGGGACTGGTTATAATGCCTTATCAGAACAGGAGATTTGATTCAGACTTTTTATTATTCAAAGATGCACTGGCTAATAAGAATCTGGGTGAAATAGTAGAGATCGAATCGCATTTTGACAGATTCAGACCTGACGAGGTGCTGAAACCCGGGACTCCGATAGACGGTGTATTCTGGGGGCTTGGTTCACATGCAATTGATCAGATAATATCAATATTCGGCAAGCCGAAAAAAATATATTATGATATAAGAAGCCTGAGAGATAAGACAAAACCTGATGATTATTATCATATAGAGTTGTTTTATGAAAATCTGAAAGTAATAGTAAAATCAAGCCATCTGGTATTGATGGAATATCCGAAATTTATTATACAGGGTAAAAATGGAAGTTTTATTAAATATGGCATTGATAAGCAGGAGGAATATCTGAAAGCTGGAACTATGCCATGGGAAAAAGGCTTTGGTGAAGAGCCGGAGGAAAATTACGGGCAGTTTGCATATATTGATAACGGCGGAAGAATGAGAAAAGAGATTATGCCGGTTATTCCGGGAGATTACGGGAAGATATATGACAGTCTTTATGAAGCAATCATAAATAAGCAAAAAAAGCTCGTATCCGACGAGGAAGCTCTTACGGTACTCGAAATACTAAAGATAGGAATAAAATGCGAGAATCCGAAAATTATAGACTTTAAATAG